The proteins below are encoded in one region of Candidatus Culexarchaeum yellowstonense:
- a CDS encoding cupin domain-containing protein, whose protein sequence is MSVKSMDKVEWEKTEYGRRKTLANMELGIPAIVRYVVIEGNVTPHSHPHGEIIIVLKGEGKVVFEGWEKDVKPGDIILVPPNVKQGIKRIGKDNVEAIAILPG, encoded by the coding sequence TTGAGTGTAAAGAGCATGGACAAAGTGGAATGGGAGAAGACGGAATATGGTAGGAGGAAAACATTAGCAAACATGGAACTGGGGATACCAGCAATAGTCAGATATGTGGTTATAGAGGGGAATGTAACTCCACACTCACATCCACATGGAGAAATAATAATAGTCTTGAAGGGAGAGGGAAAAGTAGTCTTCGAAGGATGGGAGAAAGACGTGAAACCTGGAGACATAATACTAGTCCCACCAAACGTAAAACAAGGGATAAAGAGGATTGGAAAGGATAATGTGGAAGCAATAGCGATACTGCCAGGATAA